A DNA window from Drosophila pseudoobscura strain MV-25-SWS-2005 chromosome 2, UCI_Dpse_MV25, whole genome shotgun sequence contains the following coding sequences:
- the Gfat1 gene encoding glutamine--fructose-6-phosphate aminotransferase [isomerizing] 2 isoform X2 has translation MCGIFAYLNYLTPKSRLEVLDLLVTGLKRLEYRGYDSTGVAIDSPDSKNIVMVKRTGKVKVLEDAILEHFSGGEYSEPVMTHIGIAHTRWATHGVPCERNSHPHRSDEGNGFVVVHNGIITNYNDVKTFLAKRGYEFESDTDTEVFAKLVHHLWKTHPTYSFRELVEQAILQVEGAFAIAVKSKHFPGECVASRRSSPLLVAIKTKTRLATDHIPILYGKDDKKLTSDQDIRPHGQTRELPVLPRSDSTSEFMPLEEKEVEYFFASDASAVIEHTNRVIYLEDDDVAAVRDGTLSIHRLKKSLDDPHAREITTLKMEIQQIMKGNYDYFMQKEIFEQPDSVVNTMRGRVRFDGNAIVLGGIKDYIPEIKRCRRLMLIGCGTSYHSAVATRQLLEELTELPVMVELASDFLDRNTPIFRDDVCFFISQSGETADTLMALRYCKQRGALIVGITNTVGSSICRESHCGVHINAGPEIGVASTKAYTSQFISLVMFALVMSEDRLSLQQRRLEILQALSNLADQIREVLKLDSKVQELAKDLYQHKSLLIMGRGYNFATCLEGALKVKELTYMHSEGIMAGELKHGPLALVDDSMPVLMIVLRDPVYVKCMNALQQVTSRKGCPVIICEEGDEETKAFSSRHLEIPRTVDCLQGILTVIPMQLLSYHIAVLRGCDVDCPRNLAKSVTVE, from the exons ATGTGCG GAATTTTCGCGTACCTTAATTACTTGACGCCCAAGTCCCGCCTGGAGGTCCTGGATCTGCTGGTCACGGGCTTGAAGCGTCTGGAGTACCGTGGATATGACTCGACAGGCGTTGCCATCGATTCACCGGACAGCAAGAATATTGTGATGGTTAAACGCACGGGCAAGGTTAAGGTTCTGGAGGATGCCATTCTAGAGC ACTTCAGCGGTGGCGAGTACAGTGAGCCGGTGATGACCCACATCGGAATCGCGCACACCCGCTGGGCCACGCACGGCGTGCCTTGTGAGCGAAACTCGCATCCGCACCGGTCAGACGAGGGAAACGGATTCGTCGTGGTCCACAACGGCATCATCACCAACTACAACGACGTGAAGACCTTCCTGGCCAAGCGTGGCTACGAGTTTGAGTCCGACACCGACACGGAGGTGTTCGCCAAGCTGGTGCACCACCTGTGGAAGACGCATCCCACCTACTCGTTCCGTGAGCTGGTCGAGCAGGCTATTCTGCAAGTG GAAGGTGCCTTTGCCATTGCCGTGAAGTCCAAACACTTCCCCGGAGAGTGTGTGGCCTCGCGCAGGAGCTCCCCCCTGCTGGTGGCCATCAAGACAAAGACTCGTCTGGCCACGGATCATATTCCCATTCTATATGGCAAAG ATGACAAGAAGCTGACCTCCGATCAAG ATATTCGTCCTCATGGACAAACTCGTGAATTGCCAGTGTTGCCGCGCTCAGACAGCACCTCAGAGTTCATGCcgctggaggagaaggaggtggaATATTTCTTTGCCTCGGATGCTTCAGCCGTGATTGAGCACACCAACCGGGTCATCTATCTGGAG GACGACGATGTAGCCGCAGTTCGTGACGGTACATTGAGCATCCATCGTCTAAAGAAGAGCCTGGATGATCCGCACGCACGTGAAATTACCACCTTGAAAATGGAGATTCAGCAGATCATGAAAGGAAACTATGACTACTTCATGCAGAAGGAGATCTTCGAGCAGCCGGACTCAGTGGTCAACACAATGCGAGGTCGCGTCCGCTTCGATGGCAACGCAATTGTGCTGGGTGGCATTAAGGACTACATTCCGGAAATCAAGCGCTGTCGTCGCCTTATGCTGATCGGATGTGGAACATCGTACCACAGTGCAGTGGCCACCCGACAGCTGCTTGAGGAGCTGACCGAGCTTCCTGTCATGGTGGAGCTTGCCTCCGACTTCCTGGACCGCAACACGCCCATTTTCCGCGACGATGTGTGCTTTTTCATCTCGCAGTCCGGCGAGACAGCTGACACTCTGATGGCGCTGCGGTACTGCAAGCAGCGAGGAGCTTTGATCGTCGGCATCACGAACACAGTGGGCAGCAGCATCTGTCGCGAATCACACTGCGGCGTGCACATCAATGCCGGTCCGGAAATCGGCGTGGCCTCGACAAAGGCCTACACCTCGCAGTTCATTTCGCTGGTGATGTTCGCGCTGGTCATGTCCGAGGATCGGCTATCGCTGCAGCAGCGTCGCCTCGAGATCTTGCAAGCGTTATCCAATCTCGCAGACCAGATCCGAGAGGTGCTCAAGCTCGACTCCAAGGTTCAAGAACTGGCCAAGGATCTCTACCAGCACAAGTCCCTGCTGATCATGGGCCGCGGCTACAACTTCGCTACCTGCCTAGAGGGCGCTCTG AAAGTGAAGGAACTTACTTACATGCACAGTGAGGGCATCATGGCCGGAGAGTTGAAGCACGGTCCCCTAGCTCTGGTCGACGACTCCATGCCAGTCCTGATGATCGTGCTGCGCGATCCTGTGTACGTCAAGTGCATGAACGCTTTGCAGCAGGTCACCTCTCGCAAGGGCTGCCCGGTGATCATCTGCGAAGAGGGCGATGAGGAGACAAAGGCCTTTTCTTCCCGCCACTTGGAAATTCCTCGCACTGTCGACTGCCTCCAAGGCATCCTCACCGTCATTCCCATGCAACTGCTCTCATATCACATTGCCGTTCTGCGGGGATGCGACGTCGACTGTCCTAGAAACTTGGCCAAGTCTGTGACGGTGGAATAA
- the Gfat1 gene encoding glutamine--fructose-6-phosphate aminotransferase [isomerizing] 2 isoform X4, with translation MCGIFAYLNYLTPKSRLEVLDLLVTGLKRLEYRGYDSTGVAIDSPDSKNIVMVKRTGKVKVLEDAILEHFSGGEYSEPVMTHIGIAHTRWATHGVPCERNSHPHRSDEGNGFVVVHNGIITNYNDVKTFLAKRGYEFESDTDTEVFAKLVHHLWKTHPTYSFRELVEQAILQVEGAFAIAVKSKHFPGECVASRRSSPLLVAIKTKTRLATDHIPILYGKDDKKLTSDQDPDSGKPQVLPRSDSTSEFMPLEEKEVEYFFASDASAVIEHTNRVIYLEDDDVAAVRDGTLSIHRLKKSLDDPHAREITTLKMEIQQIMKGNYDYFMQKEIFEQPDSVVNTMRGRVRFDGNAIVLGGIKDYIPEIKRCRRLMLIGCGTSYHSAVATRQLLEELTELPVMVELASDFLDRNTPIFRDDVCFFISQSGETADTLMALRYCKQRGALIVGITNTVGSSICRESHCGVHINAGPEIGVASTKAYTSQFISLVMFALVMSEDRLSLQQRRLEILQALSNLADQIREVLKLDSKVQELAKDLYQHKSLLIMGRGYNFATCLEGALKVKELTYMHSEGIMAGELKHGPLALVDDSMPVLMIVLRDPVYVKCMNALQQVTSRKGCPVIICEEGDEETKAFSSRHLEIPRTVDCLQGILTVIPMQLLSYHIAVLRGCDVDCPRNLAKSVTVE, from the exons ATGTGCG GAATTTTCGCGTACCTTAATTACTTGACGCCCAAGTCCCGCCTGGAGGTCCTGGATCTGCTGGTCACGGGCTTGAAGCGTCTGGAGTACCGTGGATATGACTCGACAGGCGTTGCCATCGATTCACCGGACAGCAAGAATATTGTGATGGTTAAACGCACGGGCAAGGTTAAGGTTCTGGAGGATGCCATTCTAGAGC ACTTCAGCGGTGGCGAGTACAGTGAGCCGGTGATGACCCACATCGGAATCGCGCACACCCGCTGGGCCACGCACGGCGTGCCTTGTGAGCGAAACTCGCATCCGCACCGGTCAGACGAGGGAAACGGATTCGTCGTGGTCCACAACGGCATCATCACCAACTACAACGACGTGAAGACCTTCCTGGCCAAGCGTGGCTACGAGTTTGAGTCCGACACCGACACGGAGGTGTTCGCCAAGCTGGTGCACCACCTGTGGAAGACGCATCCCACCTACTCGTTCCGTGAGCTGGTCGAGCAGGCTATTCTGCAAGTG GAAGGTGCCTTTGCCATTGCCGTGAAGTCCAAACACTTCCCCGGAGAGTGTGTGGCCTCGCGCAGGAGCTCCCCCCTGCTGGTGGCCATCAAGACAAAGACTCGTCTGGCCACGGATCATATTCCCATTCTATATGGCAAAG ATGACAAGAAGCTGACCTCCGATCAAG ACCCCGACTCCGGCAAGCCCCAAg TGTTGCCGCGCTCAGACAGCACCTCAGAGTTCATGCcgctggaggagaaggaggtggaATATTTCTTTGCCTCGGATGCTTCAGCCGTGATTGAGCACACCAACCGGGTCATCTATCTGGAG GACGACGATGTAGCCGCAGTTCGTGACGGTACATTGAGCATCCATCGTCTAAAGAAGAGCCTGGATGATCCGCACGCACGTGAAATTACCACCTTGAAAATGGAGATTCAGCAGATCATGAAAGGAAACTATGACTACTTCATGCAGAAGGAGATCTTCGAGCAGCCGGACTCAGTGGTCAACACAATGCGAGGTCGCGTCCGCTTCGATGGCAACGCAATTGTGCTGGGTGGCATTAAGGACTACATTCCGGAAATCAAGCGCTGTCGTCGCCTTATGCTGATCGGATGTGGAACATCGTACCACAGTGCAGTGGCCACCCGACAGCTGCTTGAGGAGCTGACCGAGCTTCCTGTCATGGTGGAGCTTGCCTCCGACTTCCTGGACCGCAACACGCCCATTTTCCGCGACGATGTGTGCTTTTTCATCTCGCAGTCCGGCGAGACAGCTGACACTCTGATGGCGCTGCGGTACTGCAAGCAGCGAGGAGCTTTGATCGTCGGCATCACGAACACAGTGGGCAGCAGCATCTGTCGCGAATCACACTGCGGCGTGCACATCAATGCCGGTCCGGAAATCGGCGTGGCCTCGACAAAGGCCTACACCTCGCAGTTCATTTCGCTGGTGATGTTCGCGCTGGTCATGTCCGAGGATCGGCTATCGCTGCAGCAGCGTCGCCTCGAGATCTTGCAAGCGTTATCCAATCTCGCAGACCAGATCCGAGAGGTGCTCAAGCTCGACTCCAAGGTTCAAGAACTGGCCAAGGATCTCTACCAGCACAAGTCCCTGCTGATCATGGGCCGCGGCTACAACTTCGCTACCTGCCTAGAGGGCGCTCTG AAAGTGAAGGAACTTACTTACATGCACAGTGAGGGCATCATGGCCGGAGAGTTGAAGCACGGTCCCCTAGCTCTGGTCGACGACTCCATGCCAGTCCTGATGATCGTGCTGCGCGATCCTGTGTACGTCAAGTGCATGAACGCTTTGCAGCAGGTCACCTCTCGCAAGGGCTGCCCGGTGATCATCTGCGAAGAGGGCGATGAGGAGACAAAGGCCTTTTCTTCCCGCCACTTGGAAATTCCTCGCACTGTCGACTGCCTCCAAGGCATCCTCACCGTCATTCCCATGCAACTGCTCTCATATCACATTGCCGTTCTGCGGGGATGCGACGTCGACTGTCCTAGAAACTTGGCCAAGTCTGTGACGGTGGAATAA
- the Gfat1 gene encoding glutamine--fructose-6-phosphate aminotransferase [isomerizing] 2 isoform X1, with the protein MCGIFAYLNYLTPKSRLEVLDLLVTGLKRLEYRGYDSTGVAIDSPDSKNIVMVKRTGKVKVLEDAILEHFSGGEYSEPVMTHIGIAHTRWATHGVPCERNSHPHRSDEGNGFVVVHNGIITNYNDVKTFLAKRGYEFESDTDTEVFAKLVHHLWKTHPTYSFRELVEQAILQVEGAFAIAVKSKHFPGECVASRRSSPLLVAIKTKTRLATDHIPILYGKDDKKLTSDQDPDSGKPQDIRPHGQTRELPVLPRSDSTSEFMPLEEKEVEYFFASDASAVIEHTNRVIYLEDDDVAAVRDGTLSIHRLKKSLDDPHAREITTLKMEIQQIMKGNYDYFMQKEIFEQPDSVVNTMRGRVRFDGNAIVLGGIKDYIPEIKRCRRLMLIGCGTSYHSAVATRQLLEELTELPVMVELASDFLDRNTPIFRDDVCFFISQSGETADTLMALRYCKQRGALIVGITNTVGSSICRESHCGVHINAGPEIGVASTKAYTSQFISLVMFALVMSEDRLSLQQRRLEILQALSNLADQIREVLKLDSKVQELAKDLYQHKSLLIMGRGYNFATCLEGALKVKELTYMHSEGIMAGELKHGPLALVDDSMPVLMIVLRDPVYVKCMNALQQVTSRKGCPVIICEEGDEETKAFSSRHLEIPRTVDCLQGILTVIPMQLLSYHIAVLRGCDVDCPRNLAKSVTVE; encoded by the exons ATGTGCG GAATTTTCGCGTACCTTAATTACTTGACGCCCAAGTCCCGCCTGGAGGTCCTGGATCTGCTGGTCACGGGCTTGAAGCGTCTGGAGTACCGTGGATATGACTCGACAGGCGTTGCCATCGATTCACCGGACAGCAAGAATATTGTGATGGTTAAACGCACGGGCAAGGTTAAGGTTCTGGAGGATGCCATTCTAGAGC ACTTCAGCGGTGGCGAGTACAGTGAGCCGGTGATGACCCACATCGGAATCGCGCACACCCGCTGGGCCACGCACGGCGTGCCTTGTGAGCGAAACTCGCATCCGCACCGGTCAGACGAGGGAAACGGATTCGTCGTGGTCCACAACGGCATCATCACCAACTACAACGACGTGAAGACCTTCCTGGCCAAGCGTGGCTACGAGTTTGAGTCCGACACCGACACGGAGGTGTTCGCCAAGCTGGTGCACCACCTGTGGAAGACGCATCCCACCTACTCGTTCCGTGAGCTGGTCGAGCAGGCTATTCTGCAAGTG GAAGGTGCCTTTGCCATTGCCGTGAAGTCCAAACACTTCCCCGGAGAGTGTGTGGCCTCGCGCAGGAGCTCCCCCCTGCTGGTGGCCATCAAGACAAAGACTCGTCTGGCCACGGATCATATTCCCATTCTATATGGCAAAG ATGACAAGAAGCTGACCTCCGATCAAG ACCCCGACTCCGGCAAGCCCCAAg ATATTCGTCCTCATGGACAAACTCGTGAATTGCCAGTGTTGCCGCGCTCAGACAGCACCTCAGAGTTCATGCcgctggaggagaaggaggtggaATATTTCTTTGCCTCGGATGCTTCAGCCGTGATTGAGCACACCAACCGGGTCATCTATCTGGAG GACGACGATGTAGCCGCAGTTCGTGACGGTACATTGAGCATCCATCGTCTAAAGAAGAGCCTGGATGATCCGCACGCACGTGAAATTACCACCTTGAAAATGGAGATTCAGCAGATCATGAAAGGAAACTATGACTACTTCATGCAGAAGGAGATCTTCGAGCAGCCGGACTCAGTGGTCAACACAATGCGAGGTCGCGTCCGCTTCGATGGCAACGCAATTGTGCTGGGTGGCATTAAGGACTACATTCCGGAAATCAAGCGCTGTCGTCGCCTTATGCTGATCGGATGTGGAACATCGTACCACAGTGCAGTGGCCACCCGACAGCTGCTTGAGGAGCTGACCGAGCTTCCTGTCATGGTGGAGCTTGCCTCCGACTTCCTGGACCGCAACACGCCCATTTTCCGCGACGATGTGTGCTTTTTCATCTCGCAGTCCGGCGAGACAGCTGACACTCTGATGGCGCTGCGGTACTGCAAGCAGCGAGGAGCTTTGATCGTCGGCATCACGAACACAGTGGGCAGCAGCATCTGTCGCGAATCACACTGCGGCGTGCACATCAATGCCGGTCCGGAAATCGGCGTGGCCTCGACAAAGGCCTACACCTCGCAGTTCATTTCGCTGGTGATGTTCGCGCTGGTCATGTCCGAGGATCGGCTATCGCTGCAGCAGCGTCGCCTCGAGATCTTGCAAGCGTTATCCAATCTCGCAGACCAGATCCGAGAGGTGCTCAAGCTCGACTCCAAGGTTCAAGAACTGGCCAAGGATCTCTACCAGCACAAGTCCCTGCTGATCATGGGCCGCGGCTACAACTTCGCTACCTGCCTAGAGGGCGCTCTG AAAGTGAAGGAACTTACTTACATGCACAGTGAGGGCATCATGGCCGGAGAGTTGAAGCACGGTCCCCTAGCTCTGGTCGACGACTCCATGCCAGTCCTGATGATCGTGCTGCGCGATCCTGTGTACGTCAAGTGCATGAACGCTTTGCAGCAGGTCACCTCTCGCAAGGGCTGCCCGGTGATCATCTGCGAAGAGGGCGATGAGGAGACAAAGGCCTTTTCTTCCCGCCACTTGGAAATTCCTCGCACTGTCGACTGCCTCCAAGGCATCCTCACCGTCATTCCCATGCAACTGCTCTCATATCACATTGCCGTTCTGCGGGGATGCGACGTCGACTGTCCTAGAAACTTGGCCAAGTCTGTGACGGTGGAATAA
- the Gfat1 gene encoding glutamine--fructose-6-phosphate aminotransferase [isomerizing] 2 isoform X6, whose protein sequence is MCGIFAYLNYLTPKSRLEVLDLLVTGLKRLEYRGYDSTGVAIDSPDSKNIVMVKRTGKVKVLEDAILEHFSGGEYSEPVMTHIGIAHTRWATHGVPCERNSHPHRSDEGNGFVVVHNGIITNYNDVKTFLAKRGYEFESDTDTEVFAKLVHHLWKTHPTYSFRELVEQAILQVEGAFAIAVKSKHFPGECVASRRSSPLLVAIKTKTRLATDHIPILYGKDDKKLTSDQVLPRSDSTSEFMPLEEKEVEYFFASDASAVIEHTNRVIYLEDDDVAAVRDGTLSIHRLKKSLDDPHAREITTLKMEIQQIMKGNYDYFMQKEIFEQPDSVVNTMRGRVRFDGNAIVLGGIKDYIPEIKRCRRLMLIGCGTSYHSAVATRQLLEELTELPVMVELASDFLDRNTPIFRDDVCFFISQSGETADTLMALRYCKQRGALIVGITNTVGSSICRESHCGVHINAGPEIGVASTKAYTSQFISLVMFALVMSEDRLSLQQRRLEILQALSNLADQIREVLKLDSKVQELAKDLYQHKSLLIMGRGYNFATCLEGALKVKELTYMHSEGIMAGELKHGPLALVDDSMPVLMIVLRDPVYVKCMNALQQVTSRKGCPVIICEEGDEETKAFSSRHLEIPRTVDCLQGILTVIPMQLLSYHIAVLRGCDVDCPRNLAKSVTVE, encoded by the exons ATGTGCG GAATTTTCGCGTACCTTAATTACTTGACGCCCAAGTCCCGCCTGGAGGTCCTGGATCTGCTGGTCACGGGCTTGAAGCGTCTGGAGTACCGTGGATATGACTCGACAGGCGTTGCCATCGATTCACCGGACAGCAAGAATATTGTGATGGTTAAACGCACGGGCAAGGTTAAGGTTCTGGAGGATGCCATTCTAGAGC ACTTCAGCGGTGGCGAGTACAGTGAGCCGGTGATGACCCACATCGGAATCGCGCACACCCGCTGGGCCACGCACGGCGTGCCTTGTGAGCGAAACTCGCATCCGCACCGGTCAGACGAGGGAAACGGATTCGTCGTGGTCCACAACGGCATCATCACCAACTACAACGACGTGAAGACCTTCCTGGCCAAGCGTGGCTACGAGTTTGAGTCCGACACCGACACGGAGGTGTTCGCCAAGCTGGTGCACCACCTGTGGAAGACGCATCCCACCTACTCGTTCCGTGAGCTGGTCGAGCAGGCTATTCTGCAAGTG GAAGGTGCCTTTGCCATTGCCGTGAAGTCCAAACACTTCCCCGGAGAGTGTGTGGCCTCGCGCAGGAGCTCCCCCCTGCTGGTGGCCATCAAGACAAAGACTCGTCTGGCCACGGATCATATTCCCATTCTATATGGCAAAG ATGACAAGAAGCTGACCTCCGATCAAG TGTTGCCGCGCTCAGACAGCACCTCAGAGTTCATGCcgctggaggagaaggaggtggaATATTTCTTTGCCTCGGATGCTTCAGCCGTGATTGAGCACACCAACCGGGTCATCTATCTGGAG GACGACGATGTAGCCGCAGTTCGTGACGGTACATTGAGCATCCATCGTCTAAAGAAGAGCCTGGATGATCCGCACGCACGTGAAATTACCACCTTGAAAATGGAGATTCAGCAGATCATGAAAGGAAACTATGACTACTTCATGCAGAAGGAGATCTTCGAGCAGCCGGACTCAGTGGTCAACACAATGCGAGGTCGCGTCCGCTTCGATGGCAACGCAATTGTGCTGGGTGGCATTAAGGACTACATTCCGGAAATCAAGCGCTGTCGTCGCCTTATGCTGATCGGATGTGGAACATCGTACCACAGTGCAGTGGCCACCCGACAGCTGCTTGAGGAGCTGACCGAGCTTCCTGTCATGGTGGAGCTTGCCTCCGACTTCCTGGACCGCAACACGCCCATTTTCCGCGACGATGTGTGCTTTTTCATCTCGCAGTCCGGCGAGACAGCTGACACTCTGATGGCGCTGCGGTACTGCAAGCAGCGAGGAGCTTTGATCGTCGGCATCACGAACACAGTGGGCAGCAGCATCTGTCGCGAATCACACTGCGGCGTGCACATCAATGCCGGTCCGGAAATCGGCGTGGCCTCGACAAAGGCCTACACCTCGCAGTTCATTTCGCTGGTGATGTTCGCGCTGGTCATGTCCGAGGATCGGCTATCGCTGCAGCAGCGTCGCCTCGAGATCTTGCAAGCGTTATCCAATCTCGCAGACCAGATCCGAGAGGTGCTCAAGCTCGACTCCAAGGTTCAAGAACTGGCCAAGGATCTCTACCAGCACAAGTCCCTGCTGATCATGGGCCGCGGCTACAACTTCGCTACCTGCCTAGAGGGCGCTCTG AAAGTGAAGGAACTTACTTACATGCACAGTGAGGGCATCATGGCCGGAGAGTTGAAGCACGGTCCCCTAGCTCTGGTCGACGACTCCATGCCAGTCCTGATGATCGTGCTGCGCGATCCTGTGTACGTCAAGTGCATGAACGCTTTGCAGCAGGTCACCTCTCGCAAGGGCTGCCCGGTGATCATCTGCGAAGAGGGCGATGAGGAGACAAAGGCCTTTTCTTCCCGCCACTTGGAAATTCCTCGCACTGTCGACTGCCTCCAAGGCATCCTCACCGTCATTCCCATGCAACTGCTCTCATATCACATTGCCGTTCTGCGGGGATGCGACGTCGACTGTCCTAGAAACTTGGCCAAGTCTGTGACGGTGGAATAA
- the Gfat1 gene encoding glutamine--fructose-6-phosphate aminotransferase [isomerizing] 2 isoform X3, producing MCGIFAYLNYLTPKSRLEVLDLLVTGLKRLEYRGYDSTGVAIDSPDSKNIVMVKRTGKVKVLEDAILEHFSGGEYSEPVMTHIGIAHTRWATHGVPCERNSHPHRSDEGNGFVVVHNGIITNYNDVKTFLAKRGYEFESDTDTEVFAKLVHHLWKTHPTYSFRELVEQAILQVEGAFAIAVKSKHFPGECVASRRSSPLLVAIKTKTRLATDHIPILYGKDPDSGKPQDIRPHGQTRELPVLPRSDSTSEFMPLEEKEVEYFFASDASAVIEHTNRVIYLEDDDVAAVRDGTLSIHRLKKSLDDPHAREITTLKMEIQQIMKGNYDYFMQKEIFEQPDSVVNTMRGRVRFDGNAIVLGGIKDYIPEIKRCRRLMLIGCGTSYHSAVATRQLLEELTELPVMVELASDFLDRNTPIFRDDVCFFISQSGETADTLMALRYCKQRGALIVGITNTVGSSICRESHCGVHINAGPEIGVASTKAYTSQFISLVMFALVMSEDRLSLQQRRLEILQALSNLADQIREVLKLDSKVQELAKDLYQHKSLLIMGRGYNFATCLEGALKVKELTYMHSEGIMAGELKHGPLALVDDSMPVLMIVLRDPVYVKCMNALQQVTSRKGCPVIICEEGDEETKAFSSRHLEIPRTVDCLQGILTVIPMQLLSYHIAVLRGCDVDCPRNLAKSVTVE from the exons ATGTGCG GAATTTTCGCGTACCTTAATTACTTGACGCCCAAGTCCCGCCTGGAGGTCCTGGATCTGCTGGTCACGGGCTTGAAGCGTCTGGAGTACCGTGGATATGACTCGACAGGCGTTGCCATCGATTCACCGGACAGCAAGAATATTGTGATGGTTAAACGCACGGGCAAGGTTAAGGTTCTGGAGGATGCCATTCTAGAGC ACTTCAGCGGTGGCGAGTACAGTGAGCCGGTGATGACCCACATCGGAATCGCGCACACCCGCTGGGCCACGCACGGCGTGCCTTGTGAGCGAAACTCGCATCCGCACCGGTCAGACGAGGGAAACGGATTCGTCGTGGTCCACAACGGCATCATCACCAACTACAACGACGTGAAGACCTTCCTGGCCAAGCGTGGCTACGAGTTTGAGTCCGACACCGACACGGAGGTGTTCGCCAAGCTGGTGCACCACCTGTGGAAGACGCATCCCACCTACTCGTTCCGTGAGCTGGTCGAGCAGGCTATTCTGCAAGTG GAAGGTGCCTTTGCCATTGCCGTGAAGTCCAAACACTTCCCCGGAGAGTGTGTGGCCTCGCGCAGGAGCTCCCCCCTGCTGGTGGCCATCAAGACAAAGACTCGTCTGGCCACGGATCATATTCCCATTCTATATGGCAAAG ACCCCGACTCCGGCAAGCCCCAAg ATATTCGTCCTCATGGACAAACTCGTGAATTGCCAGTGTTGCCGCGCTCAGACAGCACCTCAGAGTTCATGCcgctggaggagaaggaggtggaATATTTCTTTGCCTCGGATGCTTCAGCCGTGATTGAGCACACCAACCGGGTCATCTATCTGGAG GACGACGATGTAGCCGCAGTTCGTGACGGTACATTGAGCATCCATCGTCTAAAGAAGAGCCTGGATGATCCGCACGCACGTGAAATTACCACCTTGAAAATGGAGATTCAGCAGATCATGAAAGGAAACTATGACTACTTCATGCAGAAGGAGATCTTCGAGCAGCCGGACTCAGTGGTCAACACAATGCGAGGTCGCGTCCGCTTCGATGGCAACGCAATTGTGCTGGGTGGCATTAAGGACTACATTCCGGAAATCAAGCGCTGTCGTCGCCTTATGCTGATCGGATGTGGAACATCGTACCACAGTGCAGTGGCCACCCGACAGCTGCTTGAGGAGCTGACCGAGCTTCCTGTCATGGTGGAGCTTGCCTCCGACTTCCTGGACCGCAACACGCCCATTTTCCGCGACGATGTGTGCTTTTTCATCTCGCAGTCCGGCGAGACAGCTGACACTCTGATGGCGCTGCGGTACTGCAAGCAGCGAGGAGCTTTGATCGTCGGCATCACGAACACAGTGGGCAGCAGCATCTGTCGCGAATCACACTGCGGCGTGCACATCAATGCCGGTCCGGAAATCGGCGTGGCCTCGACAAAGGCCTACACCTCGCAGTTCATTTCGCTGGTGATGTTCGCGCTGGTCATGTCCGAGGATCGGCTATCGCTGCAGCAGCGTCGCCTCGAGATCTTGCAAGCGTTATCCAATCTCGCAGACCAGATCCGAGAGGTGCTCAAGCTCGACTCCAAGGTTCAAGAACTGGCCAAGGATCTCTACCAGCACAAGTCCCTGCTGATCATGGGCCGCGGCTACAACTTCGCTACCTGCCTAGAGGGCGCTCTG AAAGTGAAGGAACTTACTTACATGCACAGTGAGGGCATCATGGCCGGAGAGTTGAAGCACGGTCCCCTAGCTCTGGTCGACGACTCCATGCCAGTCCTGATGATCGTGCTGCGCGATCCTGTGTACGTCAAGTGCATGAACGCTTTGCAGCAGGTCACCTCTCGCAAGGGCTGCCCGGTGATCATCTGCGAAGAGGGCGATGAGGAGACAAAGGCCTTTTCTTCCCGCCACTTGGAAATTCCTCGCACTGTCGACTGCCTCCAAGGCATCCTCACCGTCATTCCCATGCAACTGCTCTCATATCACATTGCCGTTCTGCGGGGATGCGACGTCGACTGTCCTAGAAACTTGGCCAAGTCTGTGACGGTGGAATAA